From Burkholderia cenocepacia, the proteins below share one genomic window:
- the msrB gene encoding peptide-methionine (R)-S-oxide reductase MsrB — MPTRRHLLFAGATGLAALAALSPAGRRALVGRAFAAPPAGSSKAAPFEITLSDAEWHRRLTPAQYTVLREAGTERPFTSPLNDEHRHGTFACAGCDLALFSSATKFDSRTGWPSFWKPLDHAVGTDTDASFGMVRTEVHCRRCGSHLGHVFDDGPAPTGLRYCMNGLALAFHPAAA; from the coding sequence ATGCCCACCCGCAGACATCTGCTGTTCGCCGGCGCCACCGGCCTCGCCGCGCTCGCGGCGCTGTCGCCCGCCGGCCGCCGCGCGCTGGTCGGCCGCGCGTTCGCCGCGCCGCCGGCCGGCTCATCGAAGGCCGCCCCGTTCGAGATCACCCTCAGCGACGCCGAATGGCATCGCCGGCTCACGCCCGCCCAATACACGGTCCTGCGCGAAGCCGGCACCGAGCGGCCGTTCACCAGCCCGCTGAACGACGAGCACCGGCACGGCACGTTCGCGTGCGCCGGCTGCGACCTCGCGCTGTTCTCGTCGGCCACCAAGTTCGACAGCCGTACGGGCTGGCCGAGCTTCTGGAAACCGCTCGATCACGCGGTCGGCACCGATACCGACGCGTCGTTCGGAATGGTCCGCACCGAAGTGCACTGCCGCCGCTGCGGCAGCCATCTCGGCCACGTGTTCGACGACGGCCCGGCGCCGACCGGCCTGCGCTACT